In Hyperolius riggenbachi isolate aHypRig1 chromosome 10, aHypRig1.pri, whole genome shotgun sequence, a genomic segment contains:
- the LOC137535198 gene encoding gastrula zinc finger protein XlCGF53.1-like, producing the protein MVNCYVPKCPHSSGFNNRHPESKHPEIKLHKFPNDADRIETWLRNSGVSEDILQMQKSFVLNDKPGDRYRMCSAHFLPGDYAIRRSKLFLKDDAVPTIFRLCEEQSCRELSKRKRSKLVSSSRIVKPSTTEASTQTEEMERGVTYRNHVTTLWNMDDVQSHMTESMLNLNLEIICLLTGEDFSPVKSGDQVTISVGPCLTRTRERDKKILEITNKITKMLSGEDDKPMDEKYEIKVDVEDTHLYGNREFQVKGDMMTIKEEEEETYVRSDQPSMEEGDMMRTSKEEEETYVKSDQQSMEEGDMMRTVKEEEEIYMRSDQQCMGEGDMRTIKKEEEKYVRRDQQSMKEGDMMRTIKEEDNTYLRSDQQPMEEGDMMRTIKEEEEETYVRSFQQPAKESGLLEKIKKEEFSLGTFTDDHYIGSPSEGSLISPSDYAAVGNDITQCFPGGNPITGNTHHSLYHEERSPDPSNPEKYSSKSCIVRHGRGKMFLCSECDKHFKRKSHLVAHQKEHREETLFSCSECDKAFILKSSLLSHQSGHTGDCSSSCSECEKTFISRQALHMHQRSHNRDCLLCEDCGKSFISIADLLQHRRIHTG; encoded by the exons GTCCCCAAGTGCCCACATTCCAGTGGCTTTAATAATAGACATCCAGAAAGTAAACATCCGGAAATTAAATTGCATAAGTTTCCCAATGATGCTGACAGAATTGAAACCTGGCTCAGGAATTCTGGGGTTTCAGAAGACATCCTACAGATGCAGAAGTCATTCGTTCTGAATGATAAACCGGGAGACCGGTACCGTATGTGTTCagcccattttctgccaggagatTATGCAATTCGCCGTTCAAAATTATTTCTGAAAGATGATGCCGTACCAACGATCTTCAGACTCTGTGAGGAGCAATCGTGCAGGGAACTTTCTAAGCGAAAAAGAAGTAAACTTGTATCTAGTTCCCGTATTGTCAAACCGTCTACCACTGAAGCTTCTACTCAGACCGAAGAGATGGAG AGAGGGGTTACCTATAGAAATCATGTGACCACCTTATGGAATATGGATGACGtccagagtcacatgactgagagcATGTTAAACCTCAACCTGGAGATCATctgtctgctgactggagag GATTTTTCTCCTGTGAAGTCTGGTGACCAGGTGACCATCTCAGTCGGTCCATGTCTGACCAGGACACGTGAGAGAGACAAGAAGATTCTAGAGATCACCAACAAGATTACCAAGATGCTGTCAGGAGAG GATGACAAACCGATGGATGAGAAATATGAGATTAAAGTGGACGTAGAGGACACTCATCTGTATGGTAATCGGGAATTTCAGGTGAAAGGTGACATGATGactattaaagaggaagaagaagagacatatgtgagaagtgatcagccatctatggaggagggtgacatgatgaggacaagtaaagaggaagaagagacatacgtGAAGagcgatcagcagtctatggaagaGGGTGATATGATgaggacagttaaagaggaagaagagatatacatgaggagtgatcagcagtgtatgggggagggtgacatgaggacaattaaaaaggaagaagagaaatatgtgaggcgtgatcagcagtctatgaaggagggtgacatgatgaggacaataaaAGAGGAAGACAACACATatttgaggagtgatcagcaacctatggaggagggtgacatgatgaggacaattaaagaggaagaagaagagacatatgtgaggagttttCAGCAGCCTGCTAAGGAGAGTGGGTTATTggagaaaattaaaaaagaagAATTTTCTTTAGGTACCTTCACAG ATGACCATTACATTGGTAGCCCCTCGGAGGGATCTCTTATCTCCCCCTCAGATTATGCTGCAGTAGGTAATGACATCACACAATGTtttcctggaggaaaccccatCACTGGGAATACACATCACAGCCTTTACCATGAGGAGAGATCACCGGATCCCTCAAATCCTGAGAAATATTCAAGTAAATCATGTATTgtcagacatggaagagggaagaTGTTTCTATGTTCTGAATGTGAtaaacattttaaaaggaaatcacatcttgtcgccCATCAGAAGGAGCACAGAGAAGAGACTCTCTTTTCCTGTTCGGAGTGTGACAAAGCTTTCATTCTAAAAAGTAGCCTTCTTTCGCACCAAAGTGGTCACACAGGTGATTGTTCTTCatcctgttcagagtgtgagaaaaCTTTTATTAGCAGACAGGCTCTTCATATGCACCAGAGAAGTCACAACCGTGATTGCCTGTTGTGTGAAGACTGTGGGAAAAGTTTCATTTCCATTGCAGACCTCCTTCAACATCGGAGAATTCACACTGGTTAG